The Gloeomargarita sp. SKYB120 genome includes a window with the following:
- a CDS encoding tetratricopeptide repeat protein: MSGFRVKRWGCAILAALTLGLTAVPAQAGDPFRRNPPRPISDQTEQAFEQVFRFGNYPRARAILADLLAQNPSEPLVYALQAAMAYLDGDLTTMAQAATRTMQAAEQLQRTDPLRGHLYVGVAHFLEGGVIATENRRNLLLVVPQLLDKVRVALAAFDRAAQVDPNDPELNLIRGFADLLIAINIPFSNVDEAVNRLRRSGAPPYLVHRGLALAYRDMKRWADALQEVDKALAAAPNHPELHYLKAQILAGQQNYAEAVRWFDQALAMEAQLPPVLVQQIRRERERAQRRLVTTPP; this comes from the coding sequence ATGAGCGGATTTAGGGTCAAACGCTGGGGGTGTGCCATCCTGGCGGCCCTAACGCTGGGGCTGACGGCCGTACCGGCCCAAGCGGGCGATCCCTTTCGCCGCAACCCTCCCCGTCCCATCAGCGACCAGACGGAGCAGGCGTTTGAGCAGGTGTTTCGCTTCGGCAACTACCCCCGGGCGCGGGCGATTCTTGCCGACCTCCTGGCCCAAAATCCATCGGAACCCCTGGTCTATGCCCTGCAGGCGGCCATGGCCTATCTAGACGGTGATTTGACCACGATGGCTCAGGCCGCCACTCGCACGATGCAGGCGGCGGAACAGCTACAGAGAACCGACCCCCTGCGAGGACACCTGTACGTGGGCGTGGCCCATTTCCTGGAAGGCGGCGTCATTGCGACGGAAAACCGGCGAAATCTCCTATTGGTCGTCCCCCAATTGTTGGACAAGGTGCGGGTGGCCCTGGCGGCCTTTGACCGGGCGGCCCAGGTGGACCCCAACGACCCCGAACTTAATCTCATCCGGGGGTTTGCTGACCTGCTCATTGCCATCAACATCCCCTTTAGCAATGTGGACGAGGCGGTGAATCGCTTGCGTCGCTCGGGAGCGCCCCCTTATCTGGTGCATCGGGGCCTGGCCCTGGCCTATCGAGATATGAAGCGATGGGCTGACGCGCTCCAGGAAGTGGACAAGGCGTTGGCCGCCGCGCCCAACCATCCCGAATTGCACTACCTAAAGGCCCAAATCCTGGCGGGGCAGCAAAACTACGCGGAAGCGGTTCGGTGGTTTGACCAGGCCCTAGCCATGGAGGCGCAATTGCCGCCTGTACTTGTGCAGCAAATTCGCCGCGAACGGGAACGGGCGCAACGACGGTTGGTGACGACCCCGCCATGA
- a CDS encoding 2-isopropylmalate synthase: MADRILIFDTTLRDGEQCPGASLNVEEKLIIARQLERLGVDIIEAGFAYASPGDFEAVRTIAKEVRGPIICSLARAVPADIEAAAKALEPAERPRIHTFISTSDIHLKHQLRKSREEVLDIAVAMVRKAKSYVDDVEFSPMDAARTDPEYLYQVLTAVIEAGATTVNIPDTVGYLMPEEFGQLIKGIKENVPNIDRAVISVHGHNDLGVATANFLEAIKNGARQVEVTVNGIGERAGNTALEEIVMALHVRRSYFNPYLGRPVDSTEPLTRIDTTQIYKTSRLVSQLTGLVVQPNKAIVGANAFAHESGIHQDGVLKHRQTYEIMDARTIGWQANQIVLGKHSGRHAFRTRLRELGYELNDQELNRAFVRFKELADKKKEITDRDLEAIASDEMQTPVVVNFRLERVQVSCGDHEIPTATVTVRLPNGEERTDAATGTGPVDAVYKAINRVVQVPNRLVEFSVQSVTEGIDAIGEVTIRLEHNQRTYSGHAAHTDIIVASAQAYMNALNRLYNALQQPPTPVVTSQT, encoded by the coding sequence ATGGCCGACCGGATTTTGATTTTCGACACCACGTTGCGGGATGGGGAACAGTGCCCAGGGGCGAGCTTGAACGTTGAGGAAAAACTCATCATTGCCCGGCAACTGGAGCGGTTGGGAGTGGACATCATTGAAGCAGGGTTTGCTTATGCCAGCCCGGGGGATTTTGAAGCGGTGCGCACGATTGCTAAGGAGGTGCGCGGGCCCATCATCTGCTCCCTGGCGCGGGCGGTCCCAGCCGACATTGAGGCGGCAGCCAAGGCCCTGGAGCCAGCAGAACGGCCCCGCATTCACACCTTCATCTCCACGTCGGATATTCACCTCAAACACCAGTTGCGCAAGAGCCGGGAGGAAGTGCTCGATATTGCCGTAGCCATGGTGCGCAAGGCCAAAAGCTACGTGGACGATGTGGAGTTTTCCCCGATGGATGCGGCCCGCACCGACCCGGAATATCTGTATCAAGTACTCACGGCGGTGATTGAAGCCGGGGCCACGACGGTGAATATCCCCGACACGGTCGGCTACTTGATGCCGGAGGAATTTGGCCAGTTGATCAAAGGCATCAAGGAGAACGTACCCAACATTGACCGGGCGGTGATTTCGGTGCATGGGCACAACGATTTGGGCGTGGCGACGGCCAATTTCCTGGAGGCAATTAAAAACGGAGCACGCCAGGTGGAGGTGACGGTCAACGGCATCGGGGAACGGGCGGGCAATACGGCCCTGGAGGAAATCGTCATGGCGTTGCACGTACGGCGCAGTTACTTCAACCCCTACCTGGGTCGCCCGGTGGACTCGACGGAACCCTTGACTCGGATTGACACCACCCAGATTTACAAGACGTCGCGCTTGGTGTCCCAGTTGACGGGCCTGGTGGTCCAGCCCAACAAGGCGATTGTGGGGGCGAACGCCTTTGCCCACGAGTCGGGGATTCACCAGGACGGAGTGCTCAAACACCGCCAGACCTACGAGATCATGGACGCCCGCACCATTGGCTGGCAGGCCAATCAAATCGTGCTAGGGAAACATTCGGGCCGCCACGCCTTTCGCACCCGCTTGCGGGAGTTGGGCTATGAGTTGAACGACCAGGAACTCAACCGGGCCTTTGTGCGCTTCAAGGAACTAGCGGACAAGAAAAAGGAAATTACCGACCGGGATTTGGAGGCGATTGCCAGCGACGAGATGCAGACGCCGGTGGTGGTGAATTTCCGGCTGGAACGGGTGCAGGTCTCCTGCGGTGACCACGAAATTCCCACGGCGACGGTGACGGTGCGGTTGCCCAATGGGGAAGAGCGCACAGATGCCGCAACGGGAACAGGGCCGGTGGATGCGGTGTACAAAGCGATTAACCGGGTGGTGCAGGTGCCCAACCGGCTGGTGGAATTCTCGGTGCAGTCGGTGACAGAGGGGATTGACGCCATCGGCGAAGTGACAATCCGGCTGGAGCACAACCAGCGCACCTACAGTGGCCATGCGGCCCACACCGATATCATCGTGGCGTCGGCCCAGGCCTACATGAACGCCCTGAACCGGCTGTACAATGCCCTGCAGCAACCCCCGACGCCGGTGGTCACCAGTCAAACGTGA
- the rsmG gene encoding 16S rRNA (guanine(527)-N(7))-methyltransferase RsmG: MMPSPLETWPGSTSNPDPRWQALYEAILQGNQRLNLTRITAPADFWEKHLWDSAQGIRPYLYETAPWRVVDIGTGAGFPGLVVALLQPHWRVTLLDARHKKTHFLQQLVADFRLENVTVLTGRAEVLGATPAHQRAYDLVLLRAVAPADQALAYGAPFVKRGGHLVLYQGRWTDAQTAALTAHAQGLQLVQIDAQRTPLTHAARHYIHLVRNLAGPGDS, from the coding sequence ATGATGCCTAGCCCCCTGGAGACCTGGCCAGGCAGCACCTCCAACCCTGACCCCCGCTGGCAAGCGCTGTACGAGGCCATCCTGCAGGGCAATCAACGGCTCAATCTCACCCGCATCACGGCACCGGCGGATTTCTGGGAAAAGCACCTGTGGGACAGCGCCCAGGGGATTCGCCCCTATCTCTACGAGACAGCCCCATGGCGGGTCGTAGATATTGGCACCGGCGCAGGATTTCCAGGACTCGTGGTGGCCCTGTTGCAACCCCACTGGCGGGTTACGCTGCTCGACGCTCGCCACAAAAAGACTCACTTTCTCCAGCAGTTGGTGGCTGATTTCAGGTTGGAAAACGTCACCGTGCTCACGGGGCGGGCGGAGGTGTTGGGTGCGACCCCTGCCCACCAGCGGGCCTATGATTTGGTGTTGTTGCGAGCAGTGGCCCCCGCTGACCAAGCGCTGGCCTATGGCGCGCCGTTCGTCAAACGCGGTGGTCATTTGGTGCTCTACCAGGGGCGATGGACGGATGCGCAAACAGCGGCGTTGACGGCCCACGCTCAGGGGTTACAATTGGTGCAGATTGACGCGCAACGGACGCCCTTGACCCACGCAGCGCGCCACTATATACATCTGGTGCGGAACTTGGCGGGGCCAGGTGATTCTTAA
- a CDS encoding type III pantothenate kinase — translation MNVLGLVAGNSRYHWGWWRNGRLKRTWHTPWDSPTTTWVATHCRWPLYVVSPVPSQVTRWQCHPHARVLTLSDIPLLGVYPTLGVDRALAAWGAARLYGPPVLVIDAGTAITLNAVDAQGVFIGGAILPGLALQCRSLHQGTGALPLVEWPTQLPPLWTRDTVQAIQSGVGYSVLAGLRFYLNQWPERVVLTGGDGAWLWRQLRQERPTLVWAPDLLLQALGQWWQSR, via the coding sequence GTGAATGTGCTGGGTCTGGTTGCCGGTAACAGTCGTTATCACTGGGGCTGGTGGCGCAACGGGCGCTTAAAACGTACCTGGCATACGCCCTGGGATAGCCCCACCACCACCTGGGTTGCAACCCACTGCCGCTGGCCGTTGTACGTGGTTTCGCCGGTGCCGAGTCAGGTGACCCGCTGGCAATGCCATCCCCACGCGCGCGTGTTGACGTTGTCGGACATCCCTTTGCTAGGGGTTTACCCGACGTTGGGAGTGGACCGGGCGTTAGCTGCTTGGGGAGCCGCCCGGTTGTACGGCCCGCCCGTACTGGTGATTGATGCGGGAACCGCCATCACATTAAATGCAGTGGACGCCCAAGGAGTGTTCATCGGCGGGGCAATTTTGCCGGGGTTAGCGCTCCAGTGCCGCAGTTTGCACCAGGGAACCGGTGCGCTCCCGCTGGTGGAATGGCCAACGCAACTACCACCCCTGTGGACGCGAGATACCGTGCAGGCGATTCAAAGCGGGGTTGGGTACAGCGTGCTGGCGGGGCTGCGTTTTTACCTGAACCAGTGGCCGGAGCGAGTGGTTCTCACCGGCGGTGATGGCGCATGGCTTTGGCGGCAATTGCGGCAAGAAAGACCTACGCTTGTCTGGGCACCGGATTTGCTGTTGCAGGCGCTGGGCCAGTGGTGGCAAAGCCGCTAG
- the aroH gene encoding chorismate mutase — protein MAEHSDWCWRALRGATTAEANTVAAIREAVLELLETLERENHLHPRQLLSVTFSVTPDLDAIYPATVARERPHWDEVAMLDVQHMVVAQGLPRCIRLLAHAYLPASQRLVHPYLRGAQQLRPDWSYSH, from the coding sequence ATGGCGGAGCACAGCGATTGGTGCTGGCGAGCGTTACGGGGCGCGACGACGGCGGAGGCCAATACGGTAGCGGCCATTCGCGAAGCGGTCTTGGAATTACTCGAAACCCTGGAGCGGGAAAACCACCTGCACCCCCGGCAACTGCTGAGTGTGACCTTTAGCGTGACGCCGGATTTGGATGCTATTTACCCAGCGACGGTGGCCCGCGAGCGCCCCCATTGGGATGAGGTGGCGATGCTAGACGTGCAGCACATGGTGGTGGCCCAGGGGTTGCCCCGCTGCATTCGCCTGCTGGCCCACGCCTACCTGCCGGCGTCCCAGCGCCTGGTGCATCCCTACCTGCGGGGGGCCCAACAGTTGCGACCGGACTGGAGCTACAGCCATTGA
- a CDS encoding DUF3531 family protein has protein sequence MNVQFREVDVFNLWLWFEFVQPPDNQARQYLEEILSSWFLLGKLGGFNAENLQVQEQGYDLNFFPYDNQAGERAMQALMHNMGDVEYRDHWARCWFDLGTSDALALDVLINALRQFSREYVPLKTVIIGGVNPDWPVERGEPPSPLLGYV, from the coding sequence ATGAACGTCCAATTCCGGGAGGTGGATGTCTTTAACCTGTGGCTGTGGTTTGAGTTTGTCCAGCCACCGGACAACCAAGCCCGCCAGTATCTAGAGGAAATTCTCAGCTCCTGGTTTTTGCTGGGCAAATTGGGCGGATTCAACGCCGAAAACCTACAGGTCCAGGAGCAGGGCTACGACCTGAACTTTTTCCCCTACGACAACCAGGCGGGGGAACGGGCGATGCAGGCCCTCATGCACAACATGGGGGACGTAGAGTACCGGGATCACTGGGCGCGCTGCTGGTTCGACTTGGGCACGAGCGACGCGCTGGCTCTGGATGTCCTCATCAATGCTCTACGTCAGTTTTCGCGCGAGTATGTGCCCCTGAAAACGGTCATCATTGGCGGCGTCAATCCCGATTGGCCGGTGGAACGGGGGGAACCGCCATCCCCATTGCTGGGTTATGTCTGA
- a CDS encoding polysaccharide deacetylase family protein — protein sequence MVKVRGRTRRRLSLWPAVLTGFGLGALTGLAMVLWTTPLRWPGRAHQQAGDDCAAGALTQLSILTCWHVPVTQTMTQQRWDAVSFAAAMGDQLIPFLRQDPWPKLAQAAQTARVPVMMYHDITPHKQVFFDVTPQELEEHFRLIQSQGLTPVSLEVLVTHLRTGLPLPPKPIVLTFDDGYRGHYEYVYPLLQKYNYPAAFAIYTQGVGTGGNRPKMTWAQLREMAQNPLVTIASHSVTHPLDLRSLDDVALERELVVSKQVLERELGRPIHYFVYPVGHYDERVRAATQRAGYLAAFTMRNGEEFYAGQSADLLAIERFGQSRLPSLVEHAWGGSPAAAPLAGVDFTAPIRLQQTTVEGVELVLVSGGRPVTYHADARYQVEEFLRREPRATAVVDGGFFSLESLNSNVMIGPVLAQNTRQFIPGGNGDTPKLRGRPLVVITPKTVQFLPFDPDRHNTLAGVQAEVPGVTDLFVASAWLVKDGQPRDHASFGNLYGFDAYRHRAFWGLHHSGQPMIGISKNRVDSVHLGRALAKVGFREAVMLDSGATAALAYQGRRYTDYEPRPTPHAVLLLPPGMP from the coding sequence ATGGTGAAAGTGCGTGGACGTACCCGGCGTCGGTTATCGCTATGGCCGGCAGTATTGACGGGGTTTGGCCTGGGTGCTCTCACGGGGCTGGCGATGGTTCTCTGGACCACACCCTTGCGATGGCCAGGGCGGGCGCACCAGCAGGCTGGCGATGATTGTGCCGCCGGAGCTTTGACCCAGTTATCAATACTCACCTGCTGGCACGTCCCAGTGACTCAAACCATGACCCAGCAGCGGTGGGATGCGGTGAGTTTTGCAGCGGCCATGGGCGACCAACTCATCCCGTTTTTACGCCAAGACCCTTGGCCCAAGCTGGCACAAGCGGCGCAAACCGCGCGGGTGCCGGTGATGATGTACCACGACATTACCCCCCACAAGCAGGTCTTTTTTGATGTCACCCCCCAGGAACTCGAAGAACACTTTCGCCTGATCCAAAGCCAGGGATTGACGCCGGTGAGTTTAGAGGTGCTGGTAACCCACCTGCGCACTGGCTTGCCCTTGCCCCCCAAACCCATCGTGCTGACCTTTGACGACGGCTATCGCGGTCATTATGAATACGTCTATCCCCTGCTCCAGAAGTACAACTACCCGGCGGCGTTTGCCATCTATACCCAGGGAGTCGGCACGGGTGGGAACCGGCCTAAGATGACCTGGGCACAACTGCGGGAGATGGCCCAAAACCCGCTGGTGACCATTGCCTCCCACAGCGTGACCCACCCGTTGGATTTACGTTCTCTGGACGATGTGGCCCTGGAGCGGGAGTTGGTGGTGTCCAAGCAGGTGTTGGAGCGGGAACTGGGACGGCCTATCCATTACTTCGTCTATCCGGTGGGGCACTACGACGAGCGGGTGCGGGCAGCCACCCAAAGGGCGGGTTACCTGGCGGCATTCACCATGCGCAACGGCGAGGAATTTTACGCCGGTCAATCGGCGGACCTGCTGGCCATTGAACGGTTTGGGCAATCGCGCTTGCCTAGTCTGGTGGAACACGCCTGGGGCGGGTCACCGGCGGCGGCGCCCTTGGCTGGGGTGGATTTCACAGCGCCCATTCGGTTGCAGCAGACGACGGTGGAGGGGGTGGAGTTGGTGCTGGTCAGCGGCGGGCGTCCGGTCACCTATCACGCCGATGCCCGCTATCAAGTGGAGGAGTTTCTGCGGCGCGAACCCCGCGCTACAGCCGTTGTAGATGGGGGCTTTTTCTCCCTGGAGTCGCTGAATTCCAACGTGATGATTGGGCCAGTGCTGGCCCAGAATACGCGCCAATTTATCCCGGGCGGCAACGGCGATACTCCCAAGCTGCGGGGCCGGCCCCTTGTCGTGATCACCCCCAAAACCGTGCAGTTTCTGCCCTTTGACCCAGACCGCCACAACACCCTGGCGGGGGTTCAGGCCGAGGTGCCGGGCGTCACCGATTTATTTGTCGCCTCCGCCTGGTTGGTCAAGGATGGCCAGCCGCGCGATCACGCCAGTTTCGGCAATCTCTACGGATTTGACGCCTACCGGCACCGGGCGTTCTGGGGACTCCACCACAGCGGGCAGCCGATGATTGGCATTTCCAAAAACCGGGTGGATTCGGTACACCTGGGCCGAGCGCTGGCCAAGGTTGGTTTTCGAGAGGCGGTGATGCTGGATTCGGGCGCAACGGCAGCCCTGGCTTACCAAGGACGCAGGTACACCGATTACGAACCCCGACCGACCCCCCATGCCGTGTTGCTCTTGCCGCCGGGAATGCCGTGA
- the thrB gene encoding homoserine kinase has product MAVEVWVPATTANLGPGFDCLGAALDFGNRFRFTVRSAGKPVEVVGADLPPDNLAYRAFALVYERLGQPVPPVTLALQLEVPLARGLGSSATAIVAGLLAAQYLLGQPVPETELLDWAVALEGHPDNVVPAWRGGCCLVCDGHVCAISWHSDVVPVLAIPDFPLATAEARAVLPAQVPYRDAVANLGALGCLLQGLQRGDPTLLRRGLQDRLHQPYRRRLIPGYDQVEQAALAAGAYGVVISGAGPTLLALTAPAQAEGVAVAMVQAWRELGVQALTRVAKVTAQGAQVNA; this is encoded by the coding sequence ATGGCGGTTGAGGTCTGGGTGCCAGCGACGACGGCCAATCTGGGGCCAGGCTTTGACTGTCTGGGGGCGGCGCTCGATTTTGGCAACCGGTTCCGCTTTACGGTGCGGTCCGCAGGCAAACCGGTTGAAGTGGTCGGGGCTGACTTACCGCCAGACAATTTGGCCTACCGCGCCTTTGCCCTGGTGTACGAACGCCTGGGCCAGCCCGTACCGCCGGTGACCCTGGCGCTGCAACTGGAGGTGCCCTTGGCGCGGGGATTGGGCAGCTCGGCGACGGCAATTGTGGCGGGCTTGTTGGCGGCGCAGTATTTATTGGGACAACCGGTCCCGGAAACGGAATTGCTGGACTGGGCGGTGGCCCTCGAGGGGCATCCCGATAATGTCGTACCAGCTTGGCGGGGAGGCTGCTGCTTGGTCTGCGACGGGCACGTGTGTGCGATTTCCTGGCACTCGGACGTTGTGCCAGTGCTGGCGATTCCCGATTTCCCGCTGGCAACGGCTGAAGCGCGGGCGGTTTTGCCGGCCCAAGTCCCCTACCGGGATGCCGTGGCCAACCTGGGAGCACTGGGGTGTTTACTCCAAGGTTTGCAGCGGGGCGACCCAACCCTCCTACGCCGGGGGTTGCAGGACCGCTTGCACCAACCCTACCGGCGGCGACTGATTCCGGGCTATGACCAGGTGGAACAGGCAGCTCTAGCGGCGGGGGCCTACGGCGTTGTCATCAGTGGCGCTGGGCCCACCTTGTTGGCGTTAACGGCACCGGCGCAAGCAGAGGGGGTGGCAGTCGCAATGGTGCAGGCGTGGCGGGAGCTGGGTGTGCAGGCGCTGACTCGGGTCGCCAAGGTCACGGCCCAGGGAGCCCAGGTCAACGCCTGA
- a CDS encoding NAD(P)H-quinone oxidoreductase subunit N: MALIVIGNQFEQDLEQHGALAVWVPPEGGHEGRYQRRLKGAGYRTLHMTARGMGELEAFLTRFHGVRPAHLGKALAQTAAVGDVYYFPPLLDQALAALPPQAKGVVLWLIEGKVLSRQELRYLTVVPTQYPRCKVVVEVASGREFRWQPLKTYLDQGLITV, translated from the coding sequence ATGGCGCTCATTGTCATTGGCAATCAGTTTGAGCAGGATTTGGAGCAACACGGGGCGCTGGCGGTGTGGGTGCCACCGGAAGGCGGTCACGAAGGACGCTATCAACGGCGCTTGAAGGGCGCGGGGTATCGCACGCTCCATATGACAGCGCGCGGCATGGGTGAACTGGAGGCGTTTTTGACTCGCTTTCACGGGGTGCGTCCGGCCCACTTGGGAAAAGCCCTGGCCCAAACCGCAGCAGTTGGCGATGTGTACTACTTCCCGCCCTTGCTCGACCAAGCGCTGGCGGCGTTACCTCCCCAGGCCAAGGGCGTGGTACTGTGGCTGATTGAAGGCAAAGTGTTGTCCCGCCAGGAATTGCGTTATTTGACGGTGGTGCCGACCCAGTACCCCCGCTGCAAGGTGGTGGTGGAGGTCGCCAGTGGCCGCGAGTTTCGCTGGCAACCTCTCAAAACCTACCTGGACCAGGGGTTGATAACTGTTTAA
- a CDS encoding RluA family pseudouridine synthase, with protein MEVREFRVTTPIARLDQGLAQQWSDLSRSRLQKLIQQGRVWVNQRVQTDKNHPLRPGDWVQIHLPPPTPLDTPAQPMPLDILYEDDHLLVLNKPAGLVVHPAPGHWDQTLVNALLAHCPHFLDMADKQRPGIVHRLDKDTTGVMVVAKTAAALQHLQRQLQSRQMQREYLGLIHGRLPTPTGTIDAPIGRHPRHRQKMAVVPTGRPAVTHWRVLDMQGDYSWVHFRLETGRTHQIRVHLSHLGHPLVNDPLYSARRTFSRYLPGQALHAWRLHFQHPATGESQTVTAPLPPSLQQLLRHLGFRHNPAMGMAVPPVPPANRD; from the coding sequence ATGGAGGTGCGGGAATTTCGGGTAACCACGCCCATCGCCCGGTTGGACCAGGGTCTCGCCCAACAGTGGTCGGACTTGTCCCGCAGCCGCCTCCAAAAGCTCATCCAGCAGGGGCGGGTCTGGGTCAACCAGCGGGTGCAGACGGATAAAAATCACCCCTTGCGGCCCGGCGATTGGGTGCAGATTCACCTGCCGCCGCCGACGCCCCTGGATACGCCGGCTCAACCCATGCCCTTGGACATCTTGTACGAGGATGACCACCTGCTGGTCCTGAACAAGCCGGCGGGGTTGGTGGTGCATCCGGCGCCTGGGCATTGGGATCAAACGTTGGTGAATGCGCTGCTGGCCCATTGCCCCCACTTTTTGGACATGGCTGACAAGCAGCGCCCAGGGATTGTGCATCGCCTGGACAAGGACACGACGGGGGTGATGGTGGTGGCGAAAACGGCGGCGGCCCTGCAGCACCTGCAACGGCAACTCCAAAGCCGCCAGATGCAGCGGGAGTACCTAGGGCTGATTCACGGGCGTTTACCCACGCCCACCGGCACCATTGACGCGCCCATCGGTCGGCATCCCCGGCACCGGCAAAAAATGGCAGTGGTACCCACCGGGCGACCGGCAGTCACCCACTGGCGCGTATTGGACATGCAGGGCGATTATAGCTGGGTGCATTTCCGCCTGGAGACGGGGCGAACCCACCAGATTCGGGTGCATCTGAGTCACCTGGGACACCCCCTGGTGAACGACCCCCTGTACAGTGCCCGGCGCACCTTCAGCCGTTATTTGCCGGGTCAAGCCCTGCATGCCTGGCGCTTGCATTTCCAACATCCCGCCACAGGTGAGTCCCAAACCGTCACAGCGCCCTTACCCCCGTCGCTCCAGCAATTGCTCCGCCACCTGGGGTTCAGACATAACCCAGCAATGGGGATGGCGGTTCCCCCCGTTCCACCGGCCAATCGGGATTGA
- a CDS encoding energy-coupling factor ABC transporter ATP-binding protein: MSIVLGTVKTAIALENVRFGWSPERLALQDCTLRVPQGEFWMLLGANGSGKSTLLKILAGLIEPDQGSVELAGPVGLVLQNPDHQVVMPSVGADVAFGLADVPRKQWAARVEQALRLVGLWELHNRPVYSLSGGQKQRLAIAGALARQVPILLLDEPTAFLDPDQQLELAQQVQQLVRATGVTALWVTHRLEELAYCDQAVLLSDGRITRQGTGLELQQYIQQQYDAA, from the coding sequence TTGTCCATAGTTTTAGGAACGGTGAAAACGGCCATTGCCCTAGAAAACGTTCGCTTTGGTTGGTCGCCGGAGCGGCTGGCTCTCCAGGACTGCACGTTGCGAGTGCCCCAGGGGGAGTTCTGGATGCTACTGGGAGCCAACGGCAGCGGCAAGTCCACGTTGCTGAAAATCCTGGCGGGTTTGATTGAACCAGACCAGGGGTCCGTCGAACTGGCGGGTCCAGTTGGCCTGGTGCTGCAAAATCCCGACCATCAGGTGGTGATGCCCAGCGTCGGCGCGGATGTGGCCTTTGGGCTGGCGGATGTGCCCCGAAAACAGTGGGCCGCGCGGGTGGAACAGGCGTTGCGCCTGGTGGGCCTGTGGGAACTGCACAACCGGCCCGTCTATAGTTTGAGCGGCGGGCAAAAACAACGCTTGGCGATTGCAGGTGCTTTGGCGCGCCAGGTGCCCATTCTGCTCCTGGATGAACCGACCGCCTTCCTCGACCCCGACCAGCAACTGGAACTGGCGCAGCAGGTGCAACAGTTGGTGCGAGCTACGGGCGTGACGGCCCTGTGGGTGACCCATCGCTTGGAGGAACTCGCCTACTGCGACCAGGCGGTGTTGCTTAGTGACGGACGCATTACTCGGCAAGGGACGGGTCTGGAACTCCAGCAGTACATTCAACAGCAGTACGATGCGGCATGA
- a CDS encoding type IV pilin-like G/H family protein, whose protein sequence is MALPSFLDQSVRARQAEAKTTLNAWTKAQQLYRHEYGRFFSFHDLALGLPTDSKNYNYLGGGGEEEFADDFARLMAYSKNDSLKRYAAGVERDTVAVNLPDGRREYQVHNLPVLCESHAPGRGLAERPVVNDARDGAWPTCPAGYVNIFRP, encoded by the coding sequence ATTGCCCTGCCGAGCTTTCTCGACCAATCCGTTAGAGCCAGGCAAGCCGAAGCCAAAACCACCCTGAATGCCTGGACCAAAGCGCAACAACTTTACCGCCACGAGTATGGTCGTTTTTTTTCGTTCCATGACCTGGCGCTCGGGCTGCCCACAGATAGCAAAAATTACAACTATCTCGGCGGCGGCGGGGAAGAAGAATTTGCAGACGACTTTGCCCGACTGATGGCCTACAGCAAGAATGACTCCCTCAAACGCTATGCTGCCGGCGTGGAACGAGACACCGTGGCTGTAAACTTGCCAGATGGTCGGCGCGAATACCAGGTTCACAACCTCCCCGTCTTGTGCGAGAGCCACGCACCCGGTCGCGGTTTAGCGGAAAGGCCCGTGGTCAATGACGCGCGCGATGGGGCATGGCCCACCTGCCCGGCGGGCTACGTCAATATCTTTCGCCCCTAG